The stretch of DNA GATCTCATTCGAGACGAACAAATCTCCATAAACGGTTCTACAGTATATCTTAGTGATGTTAGCTACATTCGCAAGGGTGATAGCATTGCTATTATTGCTGACACTCTGCCTTGCCAAGCTGCTATAGATCTCGCAAAAAACAGTTGCATGATGTTATGTGAAAGCACGTACCTTGAACAGCACCGCCATCTTGCTGAAAGTCATTTTCATATGACTGCAAAACAAGCAGCCACTCTTGCGAAACATGCTAAAGCACAAAAATTGGTTCTCACTCACTTCTCTGCACGCTACTTAAATCTGGATGATTTTTATAAAGAAGCTTCGGCTATTTTCCCTAATGTTTCCGTAGCACAGGAATATCACAGCTACCCCTTCCCTAAAAATTCTCTTCTAAATAATAGATAGCTTGAAAAGAATAGTAAACGCTAGCCTAACTTTAAAGGAAAGTGTTCTATAGTCTTTATTGTAAGGTAAAGAGAAGTTATGATCGCCTCTATCTATTCATTCTTAGACTATTTGAAAATGGTCAAAGGTGCCTCCCCACACACATTAAGAAATTATTGTTTAGATCTTAACGGGTTAAAGAATTTTTTAGAGAAACATGGAAACCTCCTTCCTTCACCTCCTCTAAAGCTAACGATAGAAGACCGTACAGTTGCTGATCTTCCCTTTTCTTTATTTACGAAAGAGCACATACGCATGTATGCCGCAAAACTTATAGAAAATGGCAAGGCTAAGCGAACGATTAAGCGCTGTCTCTCTTCAATTAAAAGTTTTGCGAATTACTGTGTTATTCAAAAAATTCTTTTGGAAAATCCCGCTGCAACTATCCAAGGGCCTCGCCTTCCCAAAGAACTGCCATCCCCTATGACCTATGCGCAAGTCGAGATACTCATGGCCACTCCTGACCTTGCTAAATATCACGGACTCCGTGATCGCTGCCTCATGGAGCTTTTCTATAGTTCAGGTTTGAGAATTAGTGAAATTGTCGCTATCAATAAACGGGACTTAGATTTAAGTACCCACCTCCTTCGCATACGCGGTAAAGGAAAGAAAGAAAGAATTATTCCTGTCACATCTCATGCCATACAATGGATACAAACCTATCTTAACCATCCAGACAGAAAGCCTTTAGAACGTGATCCGCAAGCGCTCTTTCTCAATTGCTTTGGGACTCGGCTTTCCACACGATCTATAGACAGAAAATTTCAGGAGTATCTCCGACGTTCTGGACTTTCAGGACACATCACCCCCCACACCATCCGTCATACTATAGCAACCCATTGGCTAGAGAGTGGTATGGATCTAAAGACAATTCAAGCACTTCTTGGTCATAGTTCGCTAGAGACAACAACTGTCTATACCCAAGTTTCTATAAAGTTAAAAAAACAAACGCACCGAGAAGCCCATCCTCACGCTTAAGAGAAGAAGGCAAAGCTCTTGTACTCTAAGAAGCACTTTGTTATGCTTTTTGCTATGAGCATAGTATTAGATAAAATTGGCAAATCTTTGGGCACTCGAATTTTATTCGATGATGTGTCGGTAGTTTTCAATCCTGGAAATTGCTACGGTCTTACTGGTCCTAACGGGGCAGGAAAGTCTACGCTTCTAAAAATCATTATGGGAATGATAGAGCCTACAAAGGGTTCGATTTCTTTACCCAAAAAAGTTGGAATTCTACGCCAAAATATCGATAGCTTTCATGATGTGACTGTTCTAGATTGCGTGATCATGGGGAACGCCCGTCTTTGGGAAGCTTTACAACGTCGTGACGATCTCTATCTACAAGAGTTTACTGATGCTATTGGAATGGAGCTTGGTGAAATTGAAGAGATCATCGGGGAAGAAAATGGCTATCGAGCGGATTCAGAAGCCGAAGAACTATTAATAGGCATTGGTATTCCTAGCGAGCTGTTTGGTAAGAAAATGGCTCTGATTCCTATAGACCTACAGTTTCGGGTTCTTCTCTGCCAGGCACTCTTTGGTCATCCTGAAGCTCTTCTTCTTGATGAGCCAACAAACCACCTCGATCTCTATTCGATTAATTGGCTAGGAAACTTTTTAAAGAGTTATGAAGGTACTGTCATTGTAGTAAGTCACGACCGTCATTTCTTAAATACGATTACCACACACATTGCTGACATTGATTACGACACGATTATTATCTATCCTGGCAACTACGATGACATGGTAGGGATGAAAACCGCATCTCGCGAACAAGAAAAAGCTGATATCAAATCTAAAGAGAAGAAAATTTCTCAGCTCAAGGAGTTTGTAGCTAAATTTGGTGCTGGATCACGAGCAAGTCAGGTGCAATCTCGATTAAGAGAGATTAAGAAACTTCAGCCACAAGAACTAAAAAAATCCAATATCCAACGTCCCTACATTCGTTTTCCTGTATCTGATAAGTCACCAGGAAAAGTTGTATTATCCCTAGAAGGGGTTACAAAAAGTTATGGAGACCACCAGGTAATCCATTCCTTTTCTTTGGAGATTTATCAAGGAGACAAGCTTGGCATTATTGGAAACAATGGTCTAGGCAAAACTACATTAATGAAATTGCTTGCAGGCGTTGAGGCCCCTTCTTCTGGAGTGATAAAGCTAGGACACCAAGCGATATGTTCATACTTTCCCCAGAATCATAGTGATGTTTTAGCCGATTGTGGTCAAGAGACCCTATTTGAGTGGTTACGCAATCGGAAGACAGGCATTAATGATCAAGAAATCCGTAGTGTTTTGGGAAAAATGCTCTTTGGAGGCGATGATGCTTTCAAACAGATCCAAGCGCTATCTGGGGGAGAGACTGCTCGTCTTCTCATGGCGGGGATTATGTTAGAAAATCATAATGTTCTTCTTCTTGATGAAGCTAACAACCACCTAGACCTAGAGTCTGTTTCTGCCCTTTCTTGGGCTATCAACGATTATAAAGGCACAGCAATTTTCGTCGCTCATGACAGGGGCCTTATTCAAGACTGTGCTACCAAATTATTGATCTTTGATAAAGATAAAATTACATTCTTTGATGGGACTATGGCAGACTATACTGCGAGCCACAAGCAATTACTCTAAACATTATCTAGTATAAAGAAAGCTCTTGAGGAGTCTCTATTCTATGTTGCTTCCTTTAGTCTTAGGATCTTCTTCTCCAAGAAGAAAAGCTATTTTAGAAGATCTTCGTATTCCTTTTACTGTGATTGCCCCAGATTTTGATGAAAGGCAAATCAATTATTCTGGGGATCCTATAGCCTATACACAAGAGCTTGCCATAAGAAAAGCTTACGCTGTTTCTGAACTAAGGTCTCATTCTGATTGTATTATCATCACTGGTGATACCATTGTTGTTTATGAGGACCGTATTTTCAATAAGCCTCAAGACAAGATGGAAGCTGTGGGTATGTTAAAGACATTGAGAAATCAAACGCATGAGGTGATCACCAGCATTGTCTTATTGCATAATCAAAAACTCCTGAAAGGATCGGAAAGTTCCCAAATCTCATTTACTATGATTCCTGATCACCGCCTAGAGTCTTATATTGACACCGTGGGAACATTAAATAATTGTGGTGCTTATGATATCTGCAATGGTGGGGGCTTGATTTTACAAAAGATCCATGGATGTTTGTATAATGTTCAGGGTCTCCCTATCCAAACACTGAAATACTTGTTAGAGGAGTTCAACATCGATCTATGGGACTATTCTACCTAACTCTCCTTGGATTTTTATTCTGCAGTCTTCCTGTTTCTCTTGTAGCTAAATTTCCTGAGTCTGTAAGCCATAAAATCCTTTATATAAGCACACAATCTATACAACAAGCATTAGAGATCTACCTTGATGCTTTAGATACCTATGCAGATCATGATTTCTTTGTTTTAAGAAAAATCGGTGAAGACTGTCTTAAGCAAGGCATCCGCTCCTCAGATCCTCAAACCAGAAAAAGTACTATTATTGGTGCAGGACTTGCAGGATCTTCAGAAGCCTTGGACGTACTTTCCCAAGCTATGGAGACTCCAGATCCCCTACAGCAGCTACTTGTTCTATCAGCAGTCTCAGGACATCTTGGGAAAACCTCTGATGAGTTGCTTTTTAAAGCTTTAGCATCTCCCTATCCTATCATCCGCTTAGAAGCGGCATACAGACTTGCTAATTTGAAGAACACTAGAGTAATTGATCATCTACATTCTTTCATTCACAAGCTTCCTGAAGAAATCCAATGCCTATCTGCAGCAATATTTCTATGTTTGGAAACTGAGGAATCTGATGCTTATATTCGAGATCTTCTAGCTGCTAAAAAAAGTTCCATTCGCAGTGCAACAGCGTTACTGATCGGAGAATACCAACAAAAACGCTTTCTCCCCACCCTTAGAAATTTACTAACAAGTGCTTCTCCTCAAGATCAAGAAG from Candidatus Chlamydia corallus encodes:
- a CDS encoding tyrosine recombinase XerC, with translation MIASIYSFLDYLKMVKGASPHTLRNYCLDLNGLKNFLEKHGNLLPSPPLKLTIEDRTVADLPFSLFTKEHIRMYAAKLIENGKAKRTIKRCLSSIKSFANYCVIQKILLENPAATIQGPRLPKELPSPMTYAQVEILMATPDLAKYHGLRDRCLMELFYSSGLRISEIVAINKRDLDLSTHLLRIRGKGKKERIIPVTSHAIQWIQTYLNHPDRKPLERDPQALFLNCFGTRLSTRSIDRKFQEYLRRSGLSGHITPHTIRHTIATHWLESGMDLKTIQALLGHSSLETTTVYTQVSIKLKKQTHREAHPHA
- a CDS encoding ABC-F family ATP-binding cassette domain-containing protein: MSIVLDKIGKSLGTRILFDDVSVVFNPGNCYGLTGPNGAGKSTLLKIIMGMIEPTKGSISLPKKVGILRQNIDSFHDVTVLDCVIMGNARLWEALQRRDDLYLQEFTDAIGMELGEIEEIIGEENGYRADSEAEELLIGIGIPSELFGKKMALIPIDLQFRVLLCQALFGHPEALLLDEPTNHLDLYSINWLGNFLKSYEGTVIVVSHDRHFLNTITTHIADIDYDTIIIYPGNYDDMVGMKTASREQEKADIKSKEKKISQLKEFVAKFGAGSRASQVQSRLREIKKLQPQELKKSNIQRPYIRFPVSDKSPGKVVLSLEGVTKSYGDHQVIHSFSLEIYQGDKLGIIGNNGLGKTTLMKLLAGVEAPSSGVIKLGHQAICSYFPQNHSDVLADCGQETLFEWLRNRKTGINDQEIRSVLGKMLFGGDDAFKQIQALSGGETARLLMAGIMLENHNVLLLDEANNHLDLESVSALSWAINDYKGTAIFVAHDRGLIQDCATKLLIFDKDKITFFDGTMADYTASHKQLL
- a CDS encoding Maf-like protein; translated protein: MLLPLVLGSSSPRRKAILEDLRIPFTVIAPDFDERQINYSGDPIAYTQELAIRKAYAVSELRSHSDCIIITGDTIVVYEDRIFNKPQDKMEAVGMLKTLRNQTHEVITSIVLLHNQKLLKGSESSQISFTMIPDHRLESYIDTVGTLNNCGAYDICNGGGLILQKIHGCLYNVQGLPIQTLKYLLEEFNIDLWDYST